From the Leptospira biflexa serovar Patoc strain 'Patoc 1 (Paris)' genome, one window contains:
- a CDS encoding UPF0175 family protein, giving the protein MKSLSFQVPDQIDLNEYDFKMAMAVKLYETGKISIGQAADIVNLSKSSLIDVMKNYGSSILFGYSADDLKNDLENA; this is encoded by the coding sequence ATGAAATCACTAAGTTTCCAAGTTCCTGATCAAATAGACCTAAATGAATATGATTTTAAAATGGCTATGGCTGTTAAATTATATGAAACAGGTAAAATTTCTATCGGACAAGCGGCAGATATTGTTAATCTGTCGAAATCTTCGTTAATCGATGTCATGAAAAACTATGGGTCTTCTATTTTATTTGGATACTCTGCCGATGATCTTAAAAATGATCTAGAGAATGCCTGA